One Hydrogenoanaerobacterium saccharovorans DNA segment encodes these proteins:
- a CDS encoding septation protein SpoVG family protein, with amino-acid sequence MNIKVYSMHLCSSPLVKAIAAITINGKFAVNSIKVVQLDERLIVQMPSIENKQGIHHDLIHPVNEETRKQLEEVILTEYKNKTSGGKQNEQL; translated from the coding sequence ATGAACATTAAAGTTTATAGCATGCATCTTTGCTCATCGCCGCTGGTCAAGGCAATCGCAGCCATCACTATAAATGGCAAGTTTGCCGTTAATAGCATTAAGGTGGTGCAGCTGGATGAGCGCCTTATAGTGCAAATGCCCAGCATAGAAAATAAGCAAGGCATACATCACGACTTGATACACCCTGTAAATGAAGAAACAAGAAAACAGCTGGAAGAAGTTATTTTAACAGAATACAAAAATAAAACATCAGGAGGAAAACAAAATGAACAATTATAA
- a CDS encoding ParA family protein: MSKVIAVANQKGGVGKTTTAISLGSALMKEGKRVLLIDFDPQGSLTICLGIHDTDALEYTSAALLVDSINEDTKEPQRYINEEHSIPFIAGNLMLSSVDVQLVNVIGREMVLKESLEPFLAMFDYIIIDCMPSLGMLTINALTAADSVIIPVQAHFLSAKGLEEFSSTLRKVKKINPTLTIDGILFTMYNKQLNFSKEVVQAIKDTYGESIRVFETMIPNSVRAVESTAVGKPIIEYCPYNPVAIAYQDFAKEVLNIG, translated from the coding sequence ATGAGTAAAGTAATTGCAGTGGCAAATCAAAAAGGTGGAGTCGGCAAAACAACAACAGCTATATCTTTAGGATCAGCTTTAATGAAAGAAGGTAAGAGAGTCCTGTTAATTGACTTTGACCCACAAGGTAGTCTTACCATATGTCTTGGAATTCACGATACCGACGCACTGGAATATACTAGTGCAGCACTTTTAGTTGACAGTATTAACGAGGATACCAAAGAACCGCAGCGGTATATTAATGAAGAACACAGCATCCCCTTTATTGCAGGAAACCTTATGCTGTCGAGTGTAGATGTTCAGTTAGTGAATGTCATTGGTCGTGAAATGGTGCTGAAAGAATCGCTCGAACCGTTCCTTGCAATGTTTGATTATATCATTATTGACTGTATGCCGAGCCTGGGTATGTTAACCATCAATGCTTTAACAGCGGCAGACAGTGTAATCATACCGGTGCAGGCACATTTCCTCAGTGCCAAAGGGCTTGAAGAATTCAGTTCAACGCTGAGAAAAGTTAAGAAGATTAACCCCACACTTACAATTGATGGTATCTTATTTACAATGTATAATAAACAGCTGAATTTTTCAAAAGAAGTTGTACAGGCAATAAAAGATACCTACGGCGAGTCCATCCGTGTCTTTGAAACAATGATACCGAATAGCGTTCGAGCAGTGGAATCTACAGCCGTTGGAAAACCCATTATTGAGTACTGTCCCTACAATCCTGTTGCTATTGCCTATCAAGATTTTGCAAAGGAGGTATTAAACATTGGGTAA
- a CDS encoding ParB/RepB/Spo0J family partition protein: MVMQDIFSLKNHFTEDDKTEQQSNASNGEQIISIKLSELLPFPNQPFRPYSDEKLWELAADIKQNGVLSPIIVRPFGNAYQILAGHNRVNASKLAGLNEIPSIVKDVDDDAAKLILVNTNINQRDKLLPSEKAFAYKMQLDAMNRQGKRTDLTSCQVGTKLAGSRSDVRLSECSTDSARTIQRYIRLTELIPELLEMVDNESLAFMVGVYLSYLSQEKQQLLYEYMDANELKKVSLAQAEVIKSYKEALDDNRLKLIFFGLKEEKKKATTTYKLPTDRITSYFPDLEKSEIEQELIKILDEYFKRGG, translated from the coding sequence ATGGTAATGCAGGACATTTTCAGTTTAAAAAATCATTTCACAGAAGATGATAAAACAGAACAGCAATCCAATGCTTCAAACGGTGAGCAGATAATTTCAATCAAATTAAGCGAACTGCTTCCGTTTCCGAACCAACCATTCCGTCCCTATTCGGATGAAAAACTTTGGGAACTAGCAGCAGACATTAAACAAAACGGTGTACTGTCCCCCATTATTGTCCGCCCGTTCGGCAACGCTTATCAAATCCTTGCGGGACACAACCGAGTCAATGCGAGTAAGCTAGCAGGTTTGAATGAAATCCCCTCTATCGTAAAAGATGTGGACGATGATGCCGCGAAGCTAATACTGGTCAACACCAATATAAACCAACGCGACAAGCTTCTTCCAAGTGAAAAAGCCTTTGCATATAAAATGCAGCTAGATGCTATGAATCGGCAAGGAAAACGAACTGATTTAACTTCGTGCCAAGTTGGCACGAAGTTGGCAGGTAGCCGTTCAGACGTTCGGCTTTCTGAATGTTCAACCGATAGTGCCCGAACGATTCAACGTTATATTCGGCTTACTGAACTCATTCCTGAGCTGTTAGAGATGGTGGATAATGAAAGCCTTGCCTTTATGGTTGGTGTCTATCTGTCCTACCTATCACAAGAAAAGCAGCAGCTGCTATATGAGTATATGGATGCCAACGAACTGAAAAAAGTGAGTTTGGCACAAGCGGAAGTTATCAAGAGCTACAAAGAAGCTCTTGATGATAACCGTCTGAAACTAATATTCTTCGGACTGAAAGAAGAAAAGAAAAAAGCTACTACAACTTACAAGCTTCCAACAGACCGCATTACTAGTTATTTCCCTGATTTAGAAAAGTCGGAGATTGAACAAGAACTAATCAAAATACTGGACGAATATTTTAAACGAGGAGGTTAG
- a CDS encoding ParB N-terminal domain-containing protein, with protein MADSIITNIFALAKNKQQSAAPEPPQSIEIVDKVVNEEIIEKPNVLSISVDKLIPYDHNPFHLYEGERLTQLIESVRENGIITPLIVRPMGGDFQILAGHNRHNAACIVGLETVPCIVRYVDDTEALEIVLESNFTQRSITDMLPSELAKSLQMQVELFKTCGKRTDLVSQMQQLMEDKYGEEETVEDENSTSGRGDRRLKNNSVITLSESTRRRYMRLNLLHEDLLALVDNGFITVLCGVELSYLRAFEQELLVAFLEENTAEINKKKATRLRELSRENALNALKIKTVLSERETKKEFAPKITKPSQAIKSLFPAGTKPKTIESTIVTALKFYFENNPKERQHETE; from the coding sequence TTGGCTGATTCAATCATCACGAATATATTTGCACTTGCTAAAAACAAACAGCAAAGTGCTGCACCCGAACCACCTCAATCCATAGAAATTGTTGATAAGGTAGTCAACGAAGAAATAATTGAAAAACCGAATGTCCTGTCAATATCAGTAGACAAATTGATACCCTACGACCACAATCCATTCCACCTGTATGAAGGTGAACGGCTTACCCAGCTGATTGAGAGTGTACGCGAGAATGGAATTATAACCCCACTCATTGTAAGACCAATGGGTGGGGATTTTCAAATCCTTGCGGGACACAACCGGCACAATGCCGCTTGCATTGTTGGACTTGAAACAGTACCTTGCATTGTGCGTTATGTTGATGATACAGAGGCACTGGAAATCGTACTGGAATCCAACTTTACACAGCGTTCTATTACAGATATGCTGCCCAGTGAGTTGGCGAAGTCATTACAAATGCAGGTGGAATTGTTTAAGACTTGTGGAAAAAGAACCGACTTGGTTAGCCAAATGCAACAGTTAATGGAAGATAAATACGGAGAGGAGGAAACAGTAGAAGATGAAAATTCAACCTCCGGTCGCGGTGACCGAAGGTTGAAAAATAATTCTGTTATTACGCTCTCAGAGAGCACCAGGAGGCGCTATATGCGCCTTAATTTACTACATGAGGATTTGCTTGCACTGGTGGATAACGGCTTTATAACGGTGTTGTGTGGCGTTGAGTTATCCTATTTAAGGGCGTTTGAGCAGGAGCTACTTGTTGCATTTCTAGAAGAAAATACAGCAGAAATCAATAAAAAGAAAGCGACTAGGCTGCGTGAGTTATCCAGGGAAAACGCGTTAAACGCATTGAAAATTAAAACTGTGCTGTCAGAGCGAGAAACGAAAAAAGAGTTTGCACCAAAAATCACAAAGCCGAGCCAGGCAATTAAAAGCCTATTCCCTGCCGGCACAAAACCCAAGACCATAGAGAGCACGATAGTGACGGCGCTGAAATTTTACTTTGAAAATAACCCCAAGGAGCGACAACATGAAACTGAATGA
- a CDS encoding TnpV protein, whose protein sequence is MLQENTPAFWEELKTTMQLNGFLVQKDREYTDTYQQILKQLQAQNPCPVTNHYMEIVQWNNQTTQQAKEFVMQEMSEEVMALSELKKA, encoded by the coding sequence ATGCTACAGGAGAACACACCAGCATTTTGGGAGGAACTCAAAACAACGATGCAGCTAAACGGGTTCCTGGTGCAGAAAGACAGGGAATACACAGACACATATCAACAAATACTGAAACAGCTTCAGGCACAAAACCCGTGTCCAGTAACGAACCACTATATGGAGATAGTACAGTGGAACAACCAGACAACGCAACAGGCGAAGGAGTTCGTAATGCAGGAAATGTCAGAGGAAGTAATGGCACTCAGCGAATTGAAAAAAGCATAG
- a CDS encoding DUF3846 domain-containing protein — MGSSVSDNKIRVLVVEPKKEPYVREISKGYKALQEIIQGTFTVTELAAGVDIISADEYPAEPTINRIVKGFPFYETFVVAGVDKTTGKTISLSEENISKYQEQFKAPTYEIPKAVEQKTTKSHHEIVESVLLRGANVEESQKRIYTFFRNNSNKKERIKFLKKEYGWSGSASPLDNGGHIQINYNSKGAVIDYQDDNLQFVDKFTWAQMENGIDALIQQEKYPVPDDWVEPEVDIPQYKSKPFKVDSSLPEDTEYEQMSLFATQEYEEEVEEPIQENRTAEPALLGKAEPKVPEAEQPSVADKEITETPHYKVGDYAELDYSGTSIKGEIKYVGDKDVSVFTGPYSWDVQVINRKYFEKHLRSNPNNEQLHYTLQNYQFPADLALPNGQKAKYQCNISAIKLLKQLEADGAQATAEQQDVLAHYVGWGGIAQAFDESNTTWSIEYKELKSVFTEDEYESARASVNNAHFTSPLVIRAIYNALEKFGFRGGNMLDPGLGIGNFYGALPERLQDSGTYGVEIDSITGRIAKQLYPNSNIQINGFENTEFPDNFFDVCNGNVPFGSYSVFDPRYNKLNLNIHDYFFAKSLDIIRPNGIISYITSKGTLDKASPTFRKYLAQRAELIGAIRLPNTAFKQNAGTEVTSDIIFLKKRERMSVEEPDWVHLGLTEDGIPVNQYFAQNPHMMLGKMVYDTMYGGEDRKETALHADERDLETALQEAVSFLPSDIYEQQKNIQEVESEDVLLASPDVKNFTYTKADNGSIYYRENSVMIKQEFSYANQRLLSDFCELKGCIRYLLNIQMDGCSDEELAQAQKELNQLYDDFVSKHGYVTKKSNYNALQKDTDYFLISSLENVNEDTGEVTKRDIFTKRTITPKRVTNSTETAKDALAVSLSQKGKIDFNYMQQLYKKPLPEIIEELGALIYLNPVHYNEENPTDGYETESEYLSGNVREKLRTAKQAAEQHPELFLKNVEALEKVQPKDILPDEIEIHLGSNFIPLEYYSQFIYDTLNPTAAHRGEDAKRHIFVRYNRFNNSYFITNKALEYKSVLAKDTYGSERMSAYHIIEASLNLQSAVVKDDISEPGEKPRYVINHTETTVAKQKQELLQDTFKEWLFRDVERREKIVRMYNEKYNSIRLREYDGSLLSHIDGLNPEWKLRPKQADAVARGIFSGRNALYAHCVGAGKTLTCVTVAMERKRLGLSNKTMIVVPNTLTDQWKSSFLEYFPGANILVSTKKDFEKNNRRKFISKIATGNYDAVILGFSQFERIPVSDTLMSRELRNQIEDITECIKELKEENSEKWTVKQAEAEKKRLENQLKKLMSGRKDSTITFEELGVDSLIVDEAHNYKNCAIFTKLRNVAGLSTAGAQKSTDLLLKIRYLNELNQGKGCVYFATGTPLSNSMTEMFTMERYLMNDVLENMGFDYFDNWVSVFGETVTSMELKPEGTGYRPRTRLSKFVNLPELVTSFRLVADIQTADMLNLPKPKLVDGKPQIVVAPPSKPLELFLHNAAKRAEDIRSGAVEPYVDNMLKLTGDARRAGTDIRLIDPNAVDDPHSKVNQCVQKVYDIYQSSNDFKGVQLVFCDISTPNPNKFNVYDDMRQKWIEMGIPAKEIAFIHNANNEIQLAKLFSQLRMGQVRILIGSSAKCGAGMNVQDRLIALHHLDSPWTPKDIEQREGRILRPGNNCKEVYIFRYVTEKSFDSYMWSILENKQRFISQIMTSKELPRICEDIDESVLSYAEVKAIANGNPKIKEKMEVEVELAKLKVLKNEYSKKRFRLQDEYEVKYPRSIDQNNTSIKKYEQDIVLRNENTKEDFNILLDGVVFTDKEQAGETIIAMSQKLKKLQNLSIGSYRGFSLELTMDYWLVCYVRICGAENYRVLLSDKSAGVIQRLDNALNSFEKQVSKLEFENAQNEEYILQSKAEYEKPFEHEDKLQALMQKQVELEKELQFDEKTKDEIPSREDDDIELIDALDDELEDDFELEE; from the coding sequence GTGGGTTCTTCTGTTTCAGACAATAAAATTCGAGTTTTAGTAGTAGAGCCAAAAAAAGAGCCTTATGTCAGAGAAATTTCCAAAGGCTATAAGGCGTTGCAGGAAATTATTCAAGGTACATTTACTGTAACCGAACTTGCTGCTGGTGTCGATATTATCAGTGCTGATGAATATCCAGCTGAGCCAACTATAAACCGTATTGTAAAAGGCTTTCCTTTTTATGAGACTTTTGTAGTAGCCGGAGTCGATAAAACAACAGGCAAAACCATATCACTTTCAGAAGAAAATATTTCAAAGTATCAAGAACAATTTAAGGCACCAACCTATGAGATACCAAAAGCAGTCGAGCAAAAAACTACTAAGAGCCATCATGAGATTGTGGAGAGCGTTCTACTGCGCGGAGCTAATGTAGAGGAAAGTCAAAAACGCATTTATACCTTTTTCAGAAACAACAGCAACAAAAAAGAGCGTATTAAGTTTTTGAAAAAGGAATACGGATGGAGCGGTTCTGCTTCTCCGCTGGACAATGGCGGACATATTCAGATCAACTATAACTCAAAGGGTGCAGTGATAGATTATCAAGATGATAACCTGCAATTTGTCGACAAGTTTACTTGGGCACAAATGGAAAACGGTATTGATGCACTGATTCAACAGGAAAAGTACCCAGTTCCCGACGATTGGGTAGAACCGGAAGTCGACATTCCGCAATATAAAAGCAAACCCTTTAAGGTGGATAGCAGTCTACCGGAAGATACTGAGTATGAGCAGATGAGCTTATTTGCAACGCAGGAATATGAGGAAGAAGTCGAAGAACCAATACAAGAAAACCGGACAGCTGAGCCTGCTTTACTAGGTAAGGCTGAACCAAAGGTACCGGAAGCAGAACAACCGTCAGTTGCAGATAAAGAGATTACCGAAACGCCACACTATAAGGTCGGAGATTACGCAGAACTGGATTATAGCGGCACATCAATTAAAGGTGAAATAAAATATGTTGGCGATAAAGATGTGTCTGTCTTTACCGGTCCTTATTCGTGGGATGTACAGGTAATAAACCGAAAATACTTTGAAAAACATCTTCGTAGTAATCCCAACAATGAGCAATTGCATTACACATTGCAAAATTACCAATTCCCCGCCGACTTGGCTTTACCCAATGGGCAAAAAGCAAAATATCAATGCAATATTTCAGCCATCAAACTGCTAAAACAGCTTGAGGCGGATGGTGCACAGGCAACAGCAGAACAGCAGGATGTGTTAGCGCACTATGTTGGTTGGGGCGGAATTGCACAAGCGTTTGATGAAAGCAATACCACTTGGTCAATCGAGTACAAAGAGTTGAAATCCGTATTTACAGAAGATGAATATGAGAGTGCCAGGGCATCGGTGAACAATGCACATTTTACCAGCCCTCTAGTTATCCGTGCAATTTATAATGCATTGGAGAAGTTTGGATTTAGAGGTGGCAACATGCTCGACCCAGGGCTTGGCATTGGCAACTTCTATGGTGCTTTGCCGGAGCGACTGCAGGACTCCGGCACCTATGGAGTCGAGATAGACAGCATTACTGGACGTATTGCGAAACAGCTTTACCCGAATTCTAATATCCAAATTAATGGCTTTGAAAACACAGAGTTCCCCGACAACTTTTTCGATGTATGCAATGGTAATGTCCCGTTTGGTTCATACTCTGTTTTTGACCCCCGATACAACAAGCTCAATCTAAATATCCACGATTACTTTTTCGCTAAATCGTTGGATATTATAAGACCCAACGGTATTATTTCGTACATCACATCTAAGGGTACATTGGATAAAGCAAGCCCAACATTCCGAAAGTATCTTGCACAGCGTGCAGAGCTGATCGGCGCTATACGTTTACCGAATACAGCATTTAAACAAAATGCGGGTACAGAAGTAACCAGTGATATTATCTTCCTCAAAAAGCGAGAACGCATGTCGGTGGAAGAACCCGACTGGGTGCACCTTGGTTTAACCGAAGATGGAATACCGGTGAATCAGTATTTTGCGCAGAACCCTCATATGATGCTAGGTAAAATGGTATATGACACAATGTACGGGGGTGAGGATAGAAAAGAGACAGCGCTGCATGCGGATGAACGAGATTTAGAAACTGCTTTGCAAGAGGCAGTTTCTTTTTTACCCTCAGACATTTATGAGCAACAAAAAAACATACAAGAAGTTGAAAGCGAGGATGTTCTTCTCGCTTCCCCTGATGTAAAAAACTTTACTTACACCAAAGCGGATAACGGCTCGATTTACTACCGCGAAAATTCGGTGATGATAAAACAGGAATTTTCCTATGCCAATCAACGGCTGCTGTCCGACTTCTGCGAATTAAAAGGTTGCATTCGGTATCTTTTAAATATCCAAATGGATGGATGCAGTGATGAGGAACTTGCACAGGCTCAAAAAGAACTCAATCAGTTGTATGATGATTTTGTATCGAAGCACGGATATGTGACCAAGAAATCAAACTACAACGCACTGCAAAAGGATACCGACTATTTTCTTATTTCATCGCTTGAAAATGTAAACGAGGATACGGGTGAAGTTACCAAACGAGATATTTTTACAAAGCGCACCATTACACCTAAACGAGTGACTAACAGCACCGAAACTGCAAAGGATGCGCTTGCCGTATCATTATCTCAGAAGGGCAAGATTGATTTTAATTATATGCAGCAGCTTTATAAAAAGCCGTTACCCGAGATAATCGAGGAACTGGGCGCACTCATCTATCTCAATCCCGTCCATTACAACGAAGAAAACCCAACCGACGGTTATGAAACAGAAAGTGAATATCTAAGCGGTAATGTCAGAGAAAAGCTCAGAACTGCAAAGCAAGCAGCAGAACAGCACCCCGAACTCTTTTTAAAAAATGTTGAGGCATTGGAAAAGGTTCAGCCAAAAGACATTTTACCGGATGAGATTGAAATTCATTTGGGAAGTAATTTTATTCCATTGGAGTACTACAGTCAATTTATTTATGACACGTTAAATCCCACAGCTGCTCATCGCGGTGAGGATGCAAAACGGCATATCTTTGTAAGATACAATCGGTTTAACAACTCCTACTTTATTACCAATAAAGCATTGGAATATAAATCGGTATTGGCAAAAGATACCTACGGCTCAGAGCGGATGAGTGCTTACCATATTATTGAAGCAAGTTTAAACTTGCAGAGTGCTGTGGTAAAGGACGATATATCAGAACCCGGTGAGAAACCGCGTTATGTCATTAATCATACTGAAACCACGGTGGCAAAACAAAAGCAGGAACTTCTGCAGGACACTTTCAAAGAATGGCTTTTCCGCGATGTAGAACGGCGTGAGAAAATCGTTCGTATGTATAATGAGAAATACAATAGCATTCGGCTTCGTGAATATGACGGGTCCCTGTTATCACACATAGATGGCTTGAACCCCGAATGGAAGCTGAGACCAAAGCAAGCGGATGCCGTTGCAAGGGGTATTTTTAGTGGAAGAAACGCATTATATGCGCACTGTGTTGGTGCAGGAAAAACGCTTACTTGTGTAACCGTAGCAATGGAACGCAAGCGGCTGGGACTGTCAAACAAGACGATGATAGTTGTCCCCAACACCTTAACCGATCAGTGGAAAAGTTCTTTTTTGGAATACTTTCCTGGGGCAAACATTCTCGTGTCTACGAAAAAGGATTTTGAAAAGAACAACCGCCGGAAGTTTATATCTAAAATCGCAACCGGCAATTACGATGCCGTGATTTTAGGCTTTTCGCAGTTCGAGCGTATCCCTGTATCTGATACCTTGATGTCGCGAGAATTAAGAAATCAGATAGAAGATATTACGGAATGTATCAAAGAACTAAAGGAAGAAAACAGTGAAAAGTGGACGGTCAAACAAGCAGAAGCTGAAAAAAAGCGGTTGGAAAATCAACTGAAAAAACTGATGTCAGGCAGAAAGGACAGCACCATAACCTTTGAAGAGTTGGGCGTAGACAGCTTAATTGTAGACGAAGCGCATAATTATAAGAACTGTGCTATCTTTACAAAGCTGCGTAATGTCGCAGGGCTGAGCACTGCCGGCGCTCAAAAATCTACCGATTTATTGCTCAAAATAAGATACCTCAATGAGCTGAACCAAGGAAAAGGCTGTGTTTATTTTGCAACCGGCACACCATTGTCCAACTCCATGACAGAAATGTTCACAATGGAACGTTATCTGATGAATGATGTGCTGGAGAATATGGGGTTTGATTACTTTGACAACTGGGTATCGGTATTCGGCGAGACAGTGACCTCAATGGAACTTAAACCCGAAGGCACCGGTTACCGCCCAAGAACCAGGCTCTCAAAATTTGTAAACCTGCCAGAGTTGGTAACATCGTTTCGGTTGGTTGCAGATATACAAACAGCGGATATGCTTAACCTGCCAAAACCCAAGCTTGTTGATGGCAAACCTCAAATAGTAGTGGCACCTCCCAGTAAACCACTGGAGCTATTTTTGCACAATGCGGCAAAACGAGCAGAAGACATACGAAGCGGTGCTGTTGAACCTTACGTGGATAATATGCTCAAGCTTACCGGAGATGCCCGCCGTGCCGGCACAGATATACGGCTGATTGACCCCAATGCTGTTGATGACCCTCATTCAAAGGTCAATCAGTGTGTGCAAAAGGTGTATGACATTTACCAAAGTTCTAATGATTTTAAAGGTGTGCAGCTTGTGTTCTGCGACATTTCAACACCCAATCCAAATAAGTTTAACGTGTATGATGATATGCGTCAGAAGTGGATTGAGATGGGCATACCAGCAAAGGAGATTGCCTTTATCCATAATGCAAACAATGAGATACAGCTTGCGAAACTGTTTTCGCAGTTACGAATGGGGCAAGTACGAATTTTAATTGGTTCCAGTGCGAAATGCGGTGCAGGGATGAACGTGCAAGACCGGCTGATAGCGTTGCATCACTTGGACTCGCCGTGGACACCAAAGGACATTGAACAGCGCGAAGGTAGAATTTTGAGACCCGGTAACAACTGCAAAGAGGTATACATTTTCCGTTATGTCACAGAGAAAAGCTTTGACAGTTATATGTGGAGCATCCTCGAAAACAAACAGCGTTTTATTTCTCAGATTATGACTTCCAAAGAACTGCCCCGTATTTGCGAAGATATTGACGAAAGCGTTTTATCTTACGCTGAAGTTAAGGCAATAGCAAACGGCAACCCAAAAATAAAAGAGAAAATGGAGGTGGAAGTTGAACTTGCAAAACTAAAAGTTTTGAAGAATGAATACAGTAAAAAACGTTTTCGGCTGCAAGATGAATATGAAGTGAAATACCCTCGCAGCATTGACCAAAATAATACATCTATTAAGAAATACGAACAAGATATTGTTTTAAGAAATGAAAATACAAAGGAAGATTTTAATATTCTACTTGATGGTGTTGTTTTTACTGATAAAGAGCAAGCCGGTGAAACAATAATTGCTATGAGCCAAAAGCTGAAAAAGTTACAAAATCTTTCGATAGGTTCGTATCGTGGTTTTTCGCTGGAGCTTACAATGGATTATTGGTTAGTGTGTTATGTGCGCATTTGCGGTGCAGAGAATTACCGGGTTCTGTTATCTGATAAAAGCGCAGGTGTAATTCAAAGGCTTGATAATGCGTTAAACAGTTTTGAAAAGCAAGTATCAAAATTGGAATTTGAAAACGCTCAGAATGAAGAATACATTTTGCAATCCAAAGCGGAATATGAAAAGCCGTTTGAACATGAAGATAAACTGCAAGCACTGATGCAGAAACAGGTCGAACTGGAAAAGGAACTACAGTTTGACGAGAAAACCAAAGACGAAATACCATCAAGAGAGGATGATGATATTGAACTGATTGATGCCTTGGACGATGAACTGGAGGATGATTTTGAATTAGAGGAATAG